A region from the Salvelinus sp. IW2-2015 linkage group LG19, ASM291031v2, whole genome shotgun sequence genome encodes:
- the cryz gene encoding quinone oxidoreductase isoform X1 translates to MMATTPKLMRAIRVGEFGGPSVLKLCSNVPVPNPGQKQVLIHVHACGVNPVETYIRSGTYTRKPSLPYTPGTDVSGVVEAVGDRVQLLQAGDRVFTTATETGGYAEYTVVSEDCVHRLPDPLDYKQGAAIGIPYCTAYRALFHKAHAKAGETVLIHGASGGVGVAACQMARALGLRVLGTAGTPEGLELVLRNGAHQAFNHKNEGYTSKIMDATKGQGVNVIVEMLSNVNLSNDLQMLAYGGRVTVVGSRGPIEINPRDTMAKESSIIGVALPYATVEEKAECAAALFAGMDAGWLKPAVGKQYTLDMASQAHIDIIDCPGASGKMVLTM, encoded by the exons ATG ATGGCAACAACGCCCAAGTTAATGAGAGCCATTCGAGTGGGTGAGTTTGGAGGACCTTCCGTTTTGAAACTCTGCTCCAACGTACCTGTGCCAAATCCAGGTCAGAAACAg GTGCTAATCCATGTGCATGCGTGTGGAGTGAACCCTGTGGAGACCTACATCCGCTCTGGGACCTACACGAGGAAGCCCAGCCTGCCCTACACTCCAGGGACTGATGTGTCAGGGGTTGTGGAAGCTGTCGGAGACAGAGTCCAACTCTTACAG GCTGGTGACCGTGTGTTCACCACCGCCACAGAGACAGGAGGGTATGCTGAATACACTGTTGTGTCTGAGGACTGTGTCCACCGCCTGCCAGACCCCTTAGACTACAAACAGGGAGCTGCCATTGGGATCCCGTACTGCACAGCATACAGAGCTCTCTTCCATAA AGCACATGCTAAAGCAGGCGAGACAGTACTCATCCATGGAGCCAGTGGCGGG GTGGGGGTGGCAGCGTGTCAGATGGCCAGAGCCTTGGGTCTGAGGGTCCTGGGGACAGCAGGAACCCCAGAAGGACTGGAGCTGGTCCTGAGGAATGGAGCTCACCAGGCCTTCAACCACAAAAATGAAGGATACACTAGCAAAATCATG GATGCTACCAAGGGGCAAGGGGTAAATGTGATTGTGGAGATGCTGTCTAACGTGAACCTCAGCAATGACCTGCAGATGCTGGCCTACGGGGGGAGAGTGACG GTTGTTGGCAGTAGAGGCCCCATTGAAATCAACCCTCGAGACACCATGGCCAAAGAGTCCAGCATCATTGGTGTTGCTTTACCCTACGCTACTGTT GAAGAGAAGGCTGAGTGTGCCGCGGCCCTGTTTGCAGGGATGGATGCTGGTTGGCTGAAGCCTGCTGTAGGAAAACAGTACACCCTGGACATGGCCTCCCAGGCCCATATTGACATCATAGACTGCCCTGGGGCTTCTGGGAAGATGGTACTGACCATGTGA
- the cryz gene encoding quinone oxidoreductase isoform X2 has product MCQGLWKLSETESNSYRAHAKAGETVLIHGASGGVGVAACQMARALGLRVLGTAGTPEGLELVLRNGAHQAFNHKNEGYTSKIMDATKGQGVNVIVEMLSNVNLSNDLQMLAYGGRVTVVGSRGPIEINPRDTMAKESSIIGVALPYATVEEKAECAAALFAGMDAGWLKPAVGKQYTLDMASQAHIDIIDCPGASGKMVLTM; this is encoded by the exons ATGTGTCAGGGGTTGTGGAAGCTGTCGGAGACAGAGTCCAACTCTTACAG AGCACATGCTAAAGCAGGCGAGACAGTACTCATCCATGGAGCCAGTGGCGGG GTGGGGGTGGCAGCGTGTCAGATGGCCAGAGCCTTGGGTCTGAGGGTCCTGGGGACAGCAGGAACCCCAGAAGGACTGGAGCTGGTCCTGAGGAATGGAGCTCACCAGGCCTTCAACCACAAAAATGAAGGATACACTAGCAAAATCATG GATGCTACCAAGGGGCAAGGGGTAAATGTGATTGTGGAGATGCTGTCTAACGTGAACCTCAGCAATGACCTGCAGATGCTGGCCTACGGGGGGAGAGTGACG GTTGTTGGCAGTAGAGGCCCCATTGAAATCAACCCTCGAGACACCATGGCCAAAGAGTCCAGCATCATTGGTGTTGCTTTACCCTACGCTACTGTT GAAGAGAAGGCTGAGTGTGCCGCGGCCCTGTTTGCAGGGATGGATGCTGGTTGGCTGAAGCCTGCTGTAGGAAAACAGTACACCCTGGACATGGCCTCCCAGGCCCATATTGACATCATAGACTGCCCTGGGGCTTCTGGGAAGATGGTACTGACCATGTGA
- the lrrc53 gene encoding uncharacterized protein lrrc53, whose product MRSVLLMLMLSITHTQRLSSCPASCVVCSEDAVICYKLSNILEAPETTKALMLTDGSIVSVDRHFLSDMSSMTVLSLSHNAITTITHDAFQNLTVLHTLLLDHNHLSSQALGRDTFSWLPRLEILKLGNNALGEVNGSWFHAAGALRTLQLEGNRLSRLDATTFASADLQGLETLDLSDNLITYLGRDSFRGLLGLRSLDLSRNQLQSAPPEVFSYLSWMSSLNLELNWWNCTCELRNLASFLTSYMEAPDKVLFNGRRMVCVSADNPAVKTVLELTEANCVPTNQNITVQVEARNAISSQRYTRDLALAAAFCFAGGVGLTLAVVYIVYCKLGMNKSLKVWRDRTGAEEDENGRTAPTQTVTQWDLSRENELLPMAQMGLETKLIIPNSHLQPWDRERAMFDLRIGKDGGHFTCPHCGPAVSGSAMELGVGDGHLGAPLHMLRQGGGQPNKMESLAMTEESDERKRHVPQQALISKTKDLSGQRSLVGPPQGQSNHILSQEELLYHQQSLNIKSHDGSNGNNQLLGGRSYYSPAHRNMPTHKSLKDEMVRPGNHIGLDNRPSKMDFQSEHGRTVPDCQPQTVSCVNCYRTYEYVQPGEKVRDVLYDISARESAGYDGSPNHNPLTRLNTRRSMNYNQSNMDIYAKPASKQRSVTFDLERSGVHVVDVQRMNNDREDKHDRIKSSRKAENGDKQILSYESIGRSVWSNGLEREDHSKRHKHKAQSDGLLKVKLNLNPLKKSKVHPRKNNHKRLEQGDRERTDSKNRKQLKMRDQDAKGKRHNQEESKEKTDKSNKGNSSHKNKANQSSKNKSTTSKSKETDETNEDQEEEDPVPQENNTSKHQEGSNGDHSKKSRADSYQKTDVTQNKTGGETEESGGAPIPSNVSPYQSYLNGAGGSSANGQQVEKYRNGQCQAPIPEVPQPPGYLGDGVTLQRTLSSPQLSAAKPLKGMERTSSYSNLAVQGGNSILLQNTVAPNTIYGGNSQAQNLSRQGSLGPPSLLTNIPPTSPLCTDNAGSSPVNPLIQLLSQSVRGNSNQGAMIGSQPAQFPVPQGVGDLTLLAQGPGSLNGQNISQLAQGPGSLNGKNMSQLARVLITKWTEYLSA is encoded by the exons ATGAGAA GTGTTCTCCTGATGCTGATGCTGTCAATCACACATACCCAGCGCCTCTCCTCATGTCCAGCCtcctgtgtggtgtgttctgAAGATgctgtcatctgttacaagctcTCCAACATCCTAG AGGCCCCTGAGACCACCAAGGCCCTGATGCTGACCGACGGCTCCATCGTGTCCGTGGACcgccacttcctgtctgacatgTCCAGCATGACCGTGCTGTCCCTCAGCCACAAcgccatcaccaccatcacccacGACGCCTTCCAGAACCTCACCGTCCTCCACACCCTCCTCCTGGACCACAACCACCTCTCCAGCCAGGCCCTGGGGAGGGACACTTTTTCCTGGCTGCCCAGGTTGGAGATCCTCAAGCTGGGGAACAATGCCCTCGGGGAAGTCAACGGCTCCTGGTTCCATGCCGCTGGGGCCCTGCGGACGCTGCAGCTGGAAGGGAATCGCCTCTCCAGGCTGGACGCCACCACCTTTGCCTCGGCAGACCTCCAGGGGCTGGAGACCTTGGATCTGTCCGATAATCTGATCACATATCTGGGGAGGGATAGCTTCCGGGGTCTGCTGGGGCTGCGTAGTCTGGATCTGTCCAGGAATCAGCTCCAGAGTGCCCCGCCAGAGGTGTTTTCGTACCTATCGTGGATGTCTAGTCTGAACCTGGAACTAAACTGGTGGAACTGTACATGTGAGCTGAGGAACCTGGCGTCTTTCCTCACCAGCTATATGGAGGCTCCGGATAAG GTACTGTTCAACGGGCGtaggatggtgtgtgtgagtgctgaCAACCCGGCAGTGAAGACGGTGCTGGAGCTGACAGAGGCCAACTGTGTTCCAACAAATCAGAACATCACAGTGCAGGTTGAGGCTAGGAACGCCATCTCCTCTCAGCGTTATACCAGAGACCTGGCTCTGGCTGCAGCCTTCTGCTTTGCTG GTGGCGTTGGACTCACCCTAGCTGTGGTGTACATCGTTTACTGCAAACTGGGGATGAACAAGAGCCTGAAGGTCTGGAGAGACAGGACTGGAGCTGAGGAGGATGAGAATGGGAGGACAGCTCCCACCCAAACAGTCACCCAGTGGGATCTGAGCAGGGAGAATGAGCTCCTACCTATGGCTCAAATGGGACTGGAAACCAAGCTGATCATTCCCAATAGCCACCTTCAGCCTTGGGACAGGGAGAGAGCCATGTTTGACCTGAGAATAGGCAAAGATGGCGGCCATTTTACATGCCCCCATTGTGGCCCTGCAGTCAGTGGGTCTGCAATGGAACTGGGGGTAGGAGATGGACACTTGGGGGCACCCCTGCACATGCTCAGACAAGGGGGAGGCCAGCCCAACAAGATGGAGAGTCTGGCCATGACAGAGGAGAGTGACGAGAGGAAGAGACATGTGCCCCAACAAGCACTGATATCAAAGACAAAAG ATCTAAGCGGTCAAAGGTCATTGGTCGGGCCACCACAGGGTCAGAGCAACCATATTCTTAGTCAGGAGGAGTTACTCTATCACCAGCAGAGTTTAAATATAAAAAGCCATGATGGTTCTAATGGCAACAACCAGCTATTGGGTGGCAGGAGTTACTATTCACCTGCACATAGAAACATGCCCACACATAAAAGTCTAAAAGATGAGATGGTAAGACCTGGAAATCACATAGGCCTTGACAACAGACCGTCAAAAATGGACTTCCAATCAGAGCATGGTAGAACTGTACCTGACTGTCAACCCCAAACCGTCAGCTGTGTGAACTGTTACAGAACCTATGAGTATGTACAACCAGGGGAGAAAGTCAGAGATGTATTGTATGACATCAGTGCAAGAGAATCTGCTGGGTATGATGGTTCTCCCAACCACAACCCACTTACAAGGCTAAACACCCGAAGGAGCATGAACTACAACCAGTCTAATATGGATATCTATGCAAAGCCTGCAAGCAAGCAGAGGAGTGTGACTTTTGACTTGGAAAGATCTGGAGTGCATGTCGTTGATGTACAAAGGATGAACAATGACAGGGAAGATAAACATGACAGGATTAAAAGTTCTAGGAAAGCGGAAAATGGTGATAAACAGATCCTGAGCTATGAAAGCATTGGACGATCTGTGTGGAGTAATGGTCTTGAAAGAGAGGACCACTCCAAAAGGCATAAACATAAAGCCCAGTCAGATGGTTTACTAAAAGTGAAGCTCAACCTTAACCCTCTTAAGAAAAGCAAGGTCCATCCAAGGAAAAACAACCACAAGAGACTAGAACAGGGCGATAGAGAAAGAACTGACTCCAAGAACCGAAAGCAACTGAAAATGAGGGATCAAGATGCCAAAGGCAAAAGGCACAACCAGGAAGAGTCTAAAGAAAAAACAGACAAATCCAATAAAGGAAACTCGTCTCACAAAAACAAAGCCAATCAGTCATCCAAAAATAAATCTACCACCAGCAAGTCTAAAGAAACTGATGAAACTAATGAAGATCAAGAGGAAGAAGATCCAGTGCCACAGGAAAACAATACATCAAAACATCAGGAGGGCTCGAATGGTGACCATTCCAAGAAGAGTAGAGCTGATTCATATCAGAAAACCGACGTCACACAAAATAAAActggaggagaaacagaggaatCTGGTGGAGCACCTATACCAAGTAATGTGAGTCCTTACCAGTCATACCTCAATGGAGCTGGTGGGAGTTCAGCCAATGGGCAACAGGTGGAAAAATACAGAAATGGACAGTGCCAAGCACCGATCCCTGAGGTGCCCCAACCCCCCGGTTACCTAGGCGATGGAGTGACTCTTCAGAGGACATTGAGTAGCCCACAACTGTCAGCTGCAAAGCCCCTCAAAGGAATGGAAAGGACTTCCAGTTACAGTAACCTTGCTGTCCAGGGAGGAAACTCTATACTATTACAAAACACTGTTGCACCAAACACCATTTATGGTGGCAACTCACAGGCTCAAAATCTGAGTAGACAAGGCAGTTTAGGTCCGCCATCTTTACTGACTAACATCCCACCCACATCCCCACTATGTACAGACAATGCAGGGAGCTCACCTGTAAATCCACTGATTCAGCTGTTGTCACAGTCAGTTCGAGGCAACTCCAACCAGGGGGCCATGATCGGCTCTCAGCCAGCCCAGTTTCCAGTACCCCAAGGAGTGGGAGATCTTACTCTGCTTGCCCAGGGTCCAGGTTCACTAAATGGGCAGAATATCTCTCAGCTTGCTCAGGGTCCTGGATCACTAAATGGGAAGAATATGTCTCAGCTTGCCAGGGTCCTGATCACTAAATGGACAGAATATCTCTCAGCTTGA
- the fam151a gene encoding protein FAM151A, whose product MEEEKTEKMYEEGKKKEKEEEENEDLRRYCRYFTKEQLIMLCVCVALLVLLLVIIITSVLLTQNGGTSETILPFPTDGDMLDFLVQTGDIRERDALYATWYHRANNKSEMNIALQSSIMVLEADVTVQGYATVNVTTIPIMAHPPAVYSDNTLDQWLEAVLQSKKGIKLDFKCIQAVTPSLGILSMKNQTKGINRPVWLNADILPGPNVPAFWPVIDGPEFLAMIHQSFPDVTISPGWAVLYLPQFPNVTYTQAMVEDMYAIIKNVPQTVTFPIHALMAKNGWPHISWLLSQSPKFSLTLWQSQEKNPSVNDLLFVRDNTNPKRVYYDIYEPVLSQFKEAAKQRDRQRRFYPGGDLIDYFQPKYRDGLYIQWNTVTDRASLLSLLSDSASGMLIIPVGSGSAQPGVPVVEGSRPEFLLQDSLNLVLASPKPFGIYLRIQSQSQLEPSLRLLSSAYHSDLLYRPVWVNMALSHGAFQTQGYISGREFLHTVNQVFPYVTLAPSWPLEVLREGYNRAMVDDMEVLLKGAWQAVSLQVRAEPLGRSVEGQRRIREVQSRYSLTVETGIESGIDEAGPQAIMANLSGSKDRSLFFYN is encoded by the exons ATGGAggaggaaaagacagagaaaatgtatgaagaaggaaagaagaaagagaaagaggaagaagagaatgaAGACCTGAGGAGATATTGTCGATACTTTACTAAAGAACAGTTGatcatgctgtgtgtctgtgttgctcTGCTTGTGCTACTTCTGGTCATCATCATCACCTCTGTTCTCCTGACTCAAAATGGAGGTA CATCTGAAACGATCCTGCCGTTCCCTACTGATGGAGACATGCTGGACTTCCTCGTCCAAACTGGAGACATCAGGGAGAGAGACGCGCTGTACGCCACCTGGTATCACCGTGCCAACAACAAGTCAGAGATGAACATAGCACTGCAAA GTTCTATCATGGTTCTGGAGGCTGATGTGACTGTGCAGGGATACGCTACGGTCAACGTGACCACTATCCCCATCATGGCTCATCCTCCTGCTGTCTACAGTGACAACACTCTGGACCAGTGGCTGGAAGCCGTGCTCCAGTCAAAGAAAG GCATAAAGCTGGACTTTAAATGCATCCAGGCGGTGACTCCCTCTCTGGGCATCCTGAGCATGAAGAACCAGACTAAAGGCATCAACCGGCCGGTGTGGCTGAACGCTGACATCCTCCCTGGGCCAAACGTCCCAGCCTTCTGGCCTGTCATCGACGGACCTGA GTTCTTGGCAATGATCCATCAGAGTTTTCCAGACGTGACCATCTCTCCTGGATGGGCAGTTCTGTATCTGCCCCAGTTCCCAAACGTCACCTACACACAGGCCATGGTGGAGGACATGTACGCCATCATCAAAAATGTCCCTCAGACAGTCACCTTCCCCATCCACGCGCTCATGGCCAAGAACGGATGGCCTCACATCAGCTGGTTACTCAGCCAGTCACCAAA GTTCAGTCTGACTCTGTGGCAGAGCCAGGAAAAGAACCCCAGTGTGAATGACCTGCTGTTcgtcagagacaacacaaacccTAAGCGGGTCTACTATGACATCTATGAACCTGTCCTGTCCCAATTTAAAGAAGCTGCCA AGCAAAGAGATCGGCAGAGGAGGTTCTACCCTGGAGGAGACCTGATTGACTATTTCCAGCCGAAATATAGAGATGGCTTGTACATCCAGTGGaacacagtcacagacagagcCTCACTGCTTTCTCTGCTGTCAG ACAGTGCCAGTGGCATGCTCATCATTCCAGTAGGATCTGGTTCCGCCCAGCCTGGGGTCCCAGTGGTGGAGGGCTCCCGTCCAGAGTTCCTTCTCCAGGACTCCCTGAACCTGGTTCTGGCCTCTCCAAAACCCTTTGGTATCTACTTAAGGATCCAGTCCCAGAGCCAGCTGGAACCCTCTCTCCGCCTCCTCAGCTCAGCTTACCACAGCGACCTCCTGTACCGCCCCGTCTGGGTCAACATGGCTCTGTCCCATGGAGCCTTCCAGACCCAGGGCTACATCTCTGGGAGGGAGTTCCTCCACACAGTCAACCAGGTGTTCCCCTATGTGACCCTGGCCCCCAGCTGGCCTCTTGAAGTCCTGAGGGAGGGGTATAACAGGGCCATGGTGGATGACATGGAGGTTTTACTGAAGGGGGCGTGGCAGGCTGTGTCCCTGCAGGTGAGGGCGGAGCCACTGGGGAGATCTGTCGAGGGACAGAGGAGGATTCGGGAGGTGCAGTCACGGTACTCACTTACAGTGGAGACCGGGATAGAAAGTGGGATTGATGAGGCAGGACCACAGGCAATCATGGCCAACCTCTCTGGGAGCAAAGACAGAAGCTTGTTTTTTTATAACTGA